The Acidobacteriaceae bacterium nucleotide sequence GGCTCGGCAGCGCGATTTAGGGCATCGCCACAAACTATTGATTTTATCGAGGATTTTGGTAGCGTTACCGGGGCTCGGCCTTGAGAGGGCGAAAACGGGCATTTGCACCCAACGGCCCCTCATCCCACCGGCGGATAAACGGGCTACCGATCGCGGGGCTTACCGGCTACCGATAACCTGTCAGACGGCCGTAAATGCCAATTTCGGCGTATAACGGCGGGTTACGCTAGGTTATGGGCGTACGCGCCGAAAGCCGTGTCTTTACCGGTTTTTACGGATATTTGACTGTAAAGAAATGGTCGGGGCGGAGAGATTCGAACTCCCGACCCTCTGCTCCCAAAGCAGATGCGCTACCAGGCTGCGCTACGCCCCGACTCGTTTCACTAGTTTACAGCAGCCTTCACCACCTTGGAGCATGAACTCCGTGGAGAACTTCTCCACCAAGCCATAAAAGCAACAGCAGCGGCAGAGAAATCAGCGCCAGCAGCCCCAACGTCAGCAGCCCAAGAAACATCCAGTCGCGCCAGGTGTCCCGGCGATGTGTCTCCAGCGCCCTCTCCAGCAGGTGATAGTTCCTGCGGTTCGCTCTCCAGCCAATGTCGAACAGGTTGCCGAGTACTGGAACCATACCCACTGCGACCTCGATCGCCACATTCACCACCATGCGCGCCACGGTCACCATCGGCACGCCGCGCACATAGGCTGCGAGCACGATCACCATGCTCGCCAATCCGCCGAGGATATCGCCTATGCCTGGTACAAAGCCGATGATGCCATCGAGCCCAAAGCGAATGCTGGTGCCCGGCACGCGGAACCATGTATCCAGCACCTTCGACAACAGGTCGAGGTTCTCATCGCGAAACATCCCACCCGCGCCACGCAGACGATCATGCGGAACCTCACGCGATGTTCGTCCCTTCGGCAGTATCTCGGGCTGTGCAAATGTATTCTTCACGCGCTTCACCTCACAGGTGATTGGATGCTACAATTGAACTCGATACGGCGGCTATAGTT carries:
- a CDS encoding DUF4112 domain-containing protein, which codes for MFRDENLDLLSKVLDTWFRVPGTSIRFGLDGIIGFVPGIGDILGGLASMVIVLAAYVRGVPMVTVARMVVNVAIEVAVGMVPVLGNLFDIGWRANRRNYHLLERALETHRRDTWRDWMFLGLLTLGLLALISLPLLLLLWLGGEVLHGVHAPRW